Below is a genomic region from Elusimicrobiota bacterium.
TTGAGTCCCGCGCCTTTCCGGCGGTCGAGCTTACAATTATCAAACGCCAAGATGAGGGTCTTATCATTAAAAACTGCCACCGCATCAAAAACGGCGAGGACATCCTAGTGGATAACGCCAATGCCAAGGATTTCTTTTTTCTTTCCCTGAAAGAAGAGGAAGCGATCCAATCCGCAATCGTTGAGTTGGTCACACGGAAGCTGCCGGAAGCGAGGAAGCTCAATCCTTTCCGCGACATCCAAGTCATTTCTCCCTTGCGGGAAAAAACCCTGCTCTCCTGTAAAGCCGTCAATGCCAGGCTCCAGCAAGCCCTAAATCCAAATCCAATTATTGAGGGATGTCGATTCAAGGCTGGAGACAAGGTGATCCAGCTCAAAAATGAGTACGGCCTGGGGATCGTCAATGGCGATTTGGGCTATGTTCAAACAATTGATAAGGCCGCAAGAAAAATCGAAATTCTTTTTGAAAACCCGGACAGAGCCATCACCCTTGACCCATTTGAAAACGACCTAGACCTTGCCTACTGCCTTACAGTTCATAAGAGCCAAGGCTCCGAGTGGCCGGCTGTCGTGATTCCTGTGCATAAGTCTTTTGGTTCCCTAATGATGAACAGGAACCTCCTTTACACGGCTGTCAGCCGAGCCAAGGGTCTTTGCGTCATGGTGGGGCAAAGGGAGGAGATCCCAAAGATCGTCCAGCGCCGGGGGCAGGAGAAACGTTTTACCGGCCTTGCCGGATTTCTCAATGAAAAAGAAAGCTGACAGCAATTTCACCATTGTCGTGGATTCACGCGAAAAGCTGCCTTATGAATACCCCGGCGCGGTATGCAAGGCGCTTGCCTGCGGCGATTACTCCATCTTGGGATATGAGAATCACGTCGCCATCGAACGTAAGACCCATGAGGACGCTTATTCCTCATTGGGAAGCGGCCGCGAACGTTTTGAAAGGGAGCTTAAGCGCCTGGCCTCCCTTGATTACGCCGCCATTGTGGTTGAGTCCACGCTGGATGGGTTTTTGAAGGCCCCGGCATTCACCCGCATGAACCCCAAGGCCGCGGTCAACTCTATCATCGCCTGGTCGGTCAAATATAAGGTGTGCGTTTTCTTTGCGGGAAGCCGTGACATGGGCCGGGCTCTGACTTACAGGCTGCTTGAGAAGTTTTTGAAATACGAGAAGGAGAGGGAGATTGGAAGACACAAAACAAGTCTGGAGAGATTACCGCCAGAAGGTGCTTGAGAGGATCGGGGATTTCTCCGATCTATTCTCATCGCTTAAAAAACAGAAAACCAGCGGCGACGGCTGGGTAGCCGCTTGCTGCCCATTCCACGACGATCAGAATCCTTCTTTTGCCTTTAACCGTAGTTCGGGAAAGTGGGCTTGTTTCGCAGGTTGTGGCAAGGGAAGCGCGTTTGATTTTTTGATGAACACGACCGGATTTTCCTTTAAGGACGCCCTAGTAGCCCTGGGAGACAAAACCGGAATCCCGCGCCCAAGTTTCAACGGCCATAAGCCGGAGCAATTCCACGAAGGATTGGTCAAGGCGATGACCAGGGCTTTGAACGCCCAACCCTCTGCCCTGCGTTACTTAAAAGAAAA
It encodes:
- a CDS encoding AAA family ATPase; the protein is MELFPDQRQALELARQANVFILTGGAGTGKSTTVKSILDDLATGGFRFALAAPSGKAAKRLSEVTGKPASTIHRLLEPEKINDGFAFTRGPNKPLEDDLIVLDEVSMVDVSLMARFLEAVKPQTKLILVGDPYQLPSVGPGNVLRDLLESRAFPAVELTIIKRQDEGLIIKNCHRIKNGEDILVDNANAKDFFFLSLKEEEAIQSAIVELVTRKLPEARKLNPFRDIQVISPLREKTLLSCKAVNARLQQALNPNPIIEGCRFKAGDKVIQLKNEYGLGIVNGDLGYVQTIDKAARKIEILFENPDRAITLDPFENDLDLAYCLTVHKSQGSEWPAVVIPVHKSFGSLMMNRNLLYTAVSRAKGLCVMVGQREEIPKIVQRRGQEKRFTGLAGFLNEKES